The Kryptolebias marmoratus isolate JLee-2015 linkage group LG1, ASM164957v2, whole genome shotgun sequence sequence TCGCTGAGTCAGATGCACAGCTCCCACTTTAGAATGACACAAACAGGCAGACCCACTCCTGATCCAGAGTGACTgaacactaaaacacacacaaaaaaacccaaacccacCTCTGGAGACAGCTACAGAAAGTCGGGAGGAAATTACCAAGATGGAGGAAAGTGAAAGTCTGGACTCTGAGatgactgagctgcaggagtTAACCTCAGATACCATCAGCcaggatgatgaagatgaagtgGAAGAGCTACATAACAGGTACCTTTTTTATCTGGATTTTACCTTAACAATGGGCCAGTTTGTCTGTGTAGAAAGGTTTCTTTTATTCtgagaaaataatgtttgaatGTTGATGAATGTCAGAAAACGctgatgtttgggttttttatcataataatgaagttttaaagacagaaaacagcacaaATGAAGCATTTTGTGAATctcttttaacacatttaacacaaatcaaacagcTTTGTATCAATATTTGATATTATTCACTGTCCCATATGTTAAATGTGCTTTGAATTGAGTGCCATTCCTGCCATGTCATAAATCGTAGAAGACACTGATACGTTGGCTGTATCAGAGGAGCCAGGTATCTCCTCTCTAATATTACCGGAATGACGCTTTGGGACGTCACCTTGCCGTAACCCAGCAAGGGCTGAGGTGTATTCATAGCCTGCAGAACAGCTCATAGAgcatttaatcatttgtttctttagatCATCGCTCACACTGGCAGCCTGGCAGTTGTCACCTGGTCTAATATCGGGGATCTTCTCTACTCAAGTAATCCTCTTGAGAAGCAGCTATGTGTTACCTTGTTTTCATCTCAGACTCGTTCAGCGGTAACACATGAATGCAGGTCGATGTTGTTCGaatatgttttagtttgattCATTGGTTTGTTCTCCGCTTGCATTTCGACGAGCCGTGCCAAAAAGATCTCCTCTTGCATTCGGGCTGTTCGGCAATGCCTTTACTTCTCTTTGGAGCCACACTGACAGCCTGCTATCCTTCCTCTAACTCTGCTCGTTGGTCCCTTCCTTCAGCTTGCGCAAAGCTGTCCAGGACCAGTCGGTGAAGCCCAAGCTCCAGTGCCTCATGGTTGACCCGTCGTTCTCGATGGTTACAGTTCAAAGTGAGGACAGTGGCATTGTTTGGGAGACAGCTTCCAGCCGTTGTTCGACTCCCTGGGCCTCTGAGGCGAGCTCCACTTCCGAAGCTTACAGCATGGAGGGCTCTGGGGGAGCGGGAAAGATCACGATCGTGTTCGATGAGGAGAAGGTGGTCCGGAGGAGGACGATGTCTGGGAGCAGGAGCAGCCGGCTGGGTGACCGGCTAAGCCGACCTGGCAGTTCAAGATCAGCTTCGGCTTTGGGAGCGGAGAGGCCGGAGATGGCAGAAGTTTCTCTCCCCAACGTCCAAcaggagaaaactaaaacagaggCGGActtggaggaaataaaaaccaagGATCAGCAGTTGTTCAGTTTGATTTCTGAGGGTTATGAGATTCTGAACATCAGAGTTCCCTCTAAACTTCCCACTGTGGACGAGGAGGAGGCCACAGAGCTGCAGGACAACTTGTCCTATCTGGACCAGACGCCCAAGATCAGGTGCCGAAACCACAGTGGCTGGATCGAACACGAGGCTCATGATCAGCCAGAGGGAGAGGACATACACACTGAggtatgattgtttttttttaatctattttgaTTAATGTTATGGATTTGAGTGTTACAAAGTATTTCTTGACATGAGTTGTTAATTTTGATCTCTCCACAGGCTTCAAAACAAGATACTTCTCAGCTATCAGAAGACAAAGAGTCTGGAAACAGGCCcactcagacagaaaacaccacTGACATTGACTACTTTGAAAAATTCACCCTTTTGGATGTTGTGGCTCCTGGAGACCAAGCATCAGAGCTGCCGGAGGAGGAATTACAGCAGCCACCAACAAATACTCAAACAGAGGAGCGAAGACCCGTGAAAGAGGTGACCACAGACAGTCCCTCTGTATCTGAGGACTCTTTTGTTGTGGTTACAGATGTGGAGATTGTTGGGGAACACCTAGACGAGGTCTTCTATGGAGAAGGACCGCCCAACGATGCgctgcagcagagggaggaggaggtgggtgAAGCCAGGACGAGAACAAGACGCGAGAGCCAGAGATCAACGAAGGAGAGCGGCTCGATGTTGTTCTCTTGCGAGGAGACCACTCTTACGCCGATTTTTCTCTCCTCGGGACCTCCTAAGATCATTGACCCCATACTCCTAGAGGAGCCCACCGCTATGTCCTTCATGTACTCAGACCTTTACGAGGATGCTGTgggtgagaggaggaggagcgatGAGGAATACTCCGAGGCAGAGAGCGTGGTGTTGGAGAAGGCCTGCAAGAGGCGCTTCTCAGACTCGGAAGAGGAAGACGGGTACCTGGagaagttcattttaaaagatgaaaccCAAGCGGTGTATGTTCAGCCAGAGTCAGTGGATGACATAAGTGAAGGGAGGATGGTTTGGCCGCAGGCTAAGTTTGAAATGACTGGATCCTTAATAAGAGTGGtacaagaggaagaggagaaagaaaggacaaaaacagaggaggCGAAGATGCAGGAGTCCAGTGCTGGAGGTGGTTTACTCTCTGGAAGGAGGGATGAGAAGAGGGAACTAGtatcaaaaacagaagaagctcAGGAGCAAGCTGTGAGACAAACCTCAGGAGATCCAAGCCAGAAGCCTAAATCGACGAAGGAACAGATGGAGAATCAACAAGTGCAACATGAGGTTAAAACAGATCAAACTGAGCTGcttgagacaaaaacagacaagctACTTAAACCTCACCAGATggaaattaaagcagaaaagagaGAGGAACGTCAGCGAGAAGATGAAATTATCAGCGCTGGCACAGAGCAGCCGTTTCAGGCTCACAAAGTGGCCGAGGAGATTCCGGTGACCAAAGACGTGACAGCACCTGTAAGCAGACAGGAGGTACCTCCAACAGGAACTGAATCtggaaaccaaacagaaaacactgaaatgagtTCGTCcaaagaagcagctgctgacTCAAAGATGGTGGATCAAAAACTGGTAACTCAGGCAGAAACGGAGGCCTCGGCTCAAGTGACAACACCAGAAAAGGAAACGTTCAGCTCAAGGGAACCcctcacagaaacaaagacatcCACTGAAACAACCCTGAGtgagaaaaaagaagcagctccTGAATATGTTCCGGAGGCTGTCACTGACTGTGACTGTGAGCTCCAAACAGTGGCGGAGGTGACGGGAAAGACAGCGAACAAAGAAGAGATGCAAACCCAAGTTAAGATCCATCTTCAGGATGTAGCAGAAGCCCAAACTGCAGCTcctgaaggagaaaaacaacaggagTCTCTGAGAGAGGAAGGCGCTGCTGAGATCCAGACTAAATATGCAGCAGCTGATCTGGAGTCAGAGGTTAAAACTGAGATTTTAGGTGACGTCATCCAACCTGCGACGCCTGAGGAggtcaaaacagaaacagaggagaAACATCAACAACACACTGAAAATGAACAGCAGCAAATAGTGATAGAAGGTCAATCAAATGAGGCCAAACCAACTCCAGAAACCAGCTCTAAAATGCCGGCAGGCGACACTGGGACTTCAGGTCAGGACGTTATGAATGTAGGAGACAAGTTCGTCGTTCTTGTTCCAAAAGGTCAAGCTGTAGAGATGGACATAGAGGTTGGTAAGTGGACGGAGAGGATTAGAGAAGACACGCTCGCTCCTCCTGAACCTGATCACACTCAGGAAGCACCTGAGCCTCAAACTGAAGAAGAACCAAAAGCTTTGGAAGAAGAACTTTCCAGCAGTGATTTAGACAAAGAGGATTCACCACTGGCACCTGTAGAAGAGGACAACACTGAGGAGCAGAAGACTGAGGGGGCTTTAGAGGAGGACAACATAGTCTTTTCTCCTCTTAGGAGTTTCCCTCCCCAGGAGGATTTATCTGGGCTTCATGACATACAGTCAGAACGGGTAGATGAAGAACAAAAGGCAGACATCCAGGAGACGGAGGATGTACCAGATAAACATATCCCTAGAGAGGACGCAGTACCATGTGTTGATGAGTGCAGTGAAGATGTAGGACAAAATAAGGAGCAAGATAAGACCATTTTAGATGCTCCAGATGAAACTGTTGATCAGCTGGGATATGAAATGATATCTGAGCAGGACGCACGAGATATGCCCGAATCTAAGCCATGGAGAGAAGCAGTGGAGTTTGGTCTGCAGCCAGAGGAGAGGACggaaacacagacagagacagacaaggAGCCGAGGGAAGAGGCTTTTGGTGAAGACGAGCTCATCGAGGAGGATTACGAGATCATCGATGCCGAGGAGGAGAGTCAGGCCCGACTGGCTGCCGAGCTGCAGGGTTTGGACTGGTTCTGCTCCACCTGTGAACGTCTGCTGTCGGAGGTGGAGTACATGTCAGGGGAGCACCACAGCCATCAGGTGGAGTTGGTGGAAAAAGCCTACGAGGAAGTCAAGGTGAGGAGGCGTGGAGAGGCGTGGTGTGTAGGTCAAACAGAACAGGagatgtgtgttttttcccccaggTGTTTGATTTATAGCAGCTTTTTGCTGAAACAAAGTAGAAGCACACTGACAGCATTATGCAATCCAGCAGACATTTCCCGACATGTTTCCTGACATTAGGTTGGTACATAAAATAATGACGTAGTCCTGATATTGTCAGCTATGACCTTTCCATCCACCCCGGTCTGGCTGCATGCTCTCAGGTGGACTGCAGCCAACACGCTGACTTGTTGTGATCTTCAGGGGGAAAGTTTGGCCTGATCTCAGGAAGTAGAGACCAACATCAGATTTGTAAACACACTCTGTTTTTGATACCACTTGACAATAAAACCCCATAAAAgattaataaatcatttaaaaatggttGGAATTTAAGCTGCAAACACTTTTAAACCATTAATTAACAGATACAGTGCAGTAAATAAAAGGGGCATTAGGGACCAATTTCTTGGCAAATAGTGaggcaacatttttttgttctctccAGTCTCCCTTTATTCTCTATTCTTTATAGTTTAGGTTTTAAATATCTAACATTTATTAATAAGTTGCCTGCATGTAAGCACTATGAGGGTTTGctgctaaaatgtttgtttggcatgtaaagttatttatttttattttttttaataggctGAGCAGCTACTGTAGCACTAAATTACATTTTCCTAAATTAATACCTAAATGCCCTCTCCAGTGTACAAACATTGTCTtgtaactgttttataaatgcttaTAAATCCTTTATAAACTAATTATAAAGTTATAAATATCCTATTTATAAATTAtgagtaatttatttataaaggtgCCCTATATTGTAAAGTGGTGCCGatcttttaaacataaataaaacttattttttaactctctcataagtgctttttaaaaatatatagtgTTTACAATCTAATTATTAACCTTAATTATGAATCATTTATGAATTCAGTCTTATTGTGAAGTCTTACCCTGTTTTTAATCACAGGTCGTCTCCATCATTAAGCtgcttacaaaaaaacaaatacacacacatatatatatatatatatgttgcaAAGACTTCTAACAATCTGaccaaattgtttttgttgtttagctgcagttttggaCTTGTAAGATCAGTCACACAGTTATTTTTCATGAAAGAACAGGTTTagctgaaacataaaacaaaaggaaaggagAAAATCTCAGTAAAGTATTCGTCATTCAAATGAGAGGAAAACTGGGAAACgtggaaaataaaatccagatgATATTGAGCCAGGCCTGATGTGTATTTATGGGATATTCTGACAGCTGGACTGTAAAAAGATCAAAGGTTGACTTCAGCGCAGAGACGTGCGGCCTATTCCGATGCTCCACATAGCAGAAAACTGATCCTGACAAGTTCACCAAAACAACTCAGCTTAACGGTGTCCAGCCCTGTTCTCTGAGGGAGAACCCTTAAACTTCCCTTCACGGGGTTCGTGCGAGCCTCTCATTCTCTCTGACCTGTGAACGCACCTGTTCAGACTCTGACGGGCGAGGCGGTCAGGTGGCGGTCAGGAGGCAGTCAGCGTCCACAGCGTGACCTCATTAAATCCGAGCCGCCTGTTTTTCGAGCGGTGACAGGTGGATTCCTGCTGCTCCTCGTCATGGATCATCCTCCCTGATCCTTCGCCTCAAAGCTGCAGCAAGGAGCACTTTTCCTTGcagtttatttgaaattaaagcCCCAAAATCCCTTGAAATAATGCacatcgcccaccacctttcatgccagagttttagactaagatcatctcatgttaagaaaaacagctgtagccgttttggtaaaaccttgaaacCAGCATTAAGAGACTAAAAA is a genomic window containing:
- the cmya5 gene encoding cardiomyopathy-associated protein 5, with amino-acid sequence MEESESLDSEMTELQELTSDTISQDDEDEVEELHNSLRKAVQDQSVKPKLQCLMVDPSFSMVTVQSEDSGIVWETASSRCSTPWASEASSTSEAYSMEGSGGAGKITIVFDEEKVVRRRTMSGSRSSRLGDRLSRPGSSRSASALGAERPEMAEVSLPNVQQEKTKTEADLEEIKTKDQQLFSLISEGYEILNIRVPSKLPTVDEEEATELQDNLSYLDQTPKIRCRNHSGWIEHEAHDQPEGEDIHTEASKQDTSQLSEDKESGNRPTQTENTTDIDYFEKFTLLDVVAPGDQASELPEEELQQPPTNTQTEERRPVKEVTTDSPSVSEDSFVVVTDVEIVGEHLDEVFYGEGPPNDALQQREEEVGEARTRTRRESQRSTKESGSMLFSCEETTLTPIFLSSGPPKIIDPILLEEPTAMSFMYSDLYEDAVGERRRSDEEYSEAESVVLEKACKRRFSDSEEEDGYLEKFILKDETQAVYVQPESVDDISEGRMVWPQAKFEMTGSLIRVVQEEEEKERTKTEEAKMQESSAGGGLLSGRRDEKRELVSKTEEAQEQAVRQTSGDPSQKPKSTKEQMENQQVQHEVKTDQTELLETKTDKLLKPHQMEIKAEKREERQREDEIISAGTEQPFQAHKVAEEIPVTKDVTAPVSRQEVPPTGTESGNQTENTEMSSSKEAAADSKMVDQKLVTQAETEASAQVTTPEKETFSSREPLTETKTSTETTLSEKKEAAPEYVPEAVTDCDCELQTVAEVTGKTANKEEMQTQVKIHLQDVAEAQTAAPEGEKQQESLREEGAAEIQTKYAAADLESEVKTEILGDVIQPATPEEVKTETEEKHQQHTENEQQQIVIEGQSNEAKPTPETSSKMPAGDTGTSGQDVMNVGDKFVVLVPKGQAVEMDIEVGKWTERIREDTLAPPEPDHTQEAPEPQTEEEPKALEEELSSSDLDKEDSPLAPVEEDNTEEQKTEGALEEDNIVFSPLRSFPPQEDLSGLHDIQSERVDEEQKADIQETEDVPDKHIPREDAVPCVDECSEDVGQNKEQDKTILDAPDETVDQLGYEMISEQDARDMPESKPWREAVEFGLQPEERTETQTETDKEPREEAFGEDELIEEDYEIIDAEEESQARLAAELQGLDWFCSTCERLLSEVEYMSGEHHSHQVELVEKAYEEVKETLSVWISELQERSEIIEDLVSELELAYNSVEDQFEDSVAAMRAQNEEMMALVMEQYNQMSVTMEEEKKAKLEQLYDKIVSFQENIDSAKSTLETTTREAETDARSPEDICARLKAALDSASTLELGSKGLLVFEDYTKTNASSSNMAQRKGIPVPQRPTLQPQEPGSATSTSVTAYWKVNPGDIIDCFQVYCMEDPQGAVSEEYRVTVKESYCVLEELEPDKVYKVWVMGVNYTGCSLPSEKLLFRTAPSVPVIDTERCTVLWDSATLRWSSARQTPGQSYTLEYCRQYELEGEGLRSISGIKACEQRVLLQPNENYLFYMKAVNEAGVSEQSEAALISTRGTRFHLLKASAHPALKLSDDQSTLHYSQDAQRTTEKECPSILGELLPPRGLHYWETVVSGSPAYRLGVTCTAANRSSSLGENSTSWCLQCTSTPSGCRFQLLHGDIQSTVFVTETPERVGVLLDHQLGRLSFYNPLRGQLLGTFRERFGQPCHPVLALEQPGSLQVCTVPEVPEFTKDT